TAAATCTAAAAATTGTGAGGCAGTTTTCATCAGGCCGTTAGCAATAAAATAGAATTTATTTAATTAAAGGATAAAACATGCCGCAAGCAAAAAACGCTCAAGAATATATAGCTCGTTTAAGGACAGCCATCGCCGGCAACCCGGAATGCGGGACATCTCGATACAACCTTGCTGTCGCGCTGCTGGGGCTGAAAAAATACGACGAAGCTGAAAAACAACTGCATGCAGCCATCCATTGCAGCCCGAACCTGGCTGAAGCATATGTGCAGCTCGGGGGACTCTGTTTGCAGCGCGGGGATCTTGACGGCTGCATGGCATACAATCAGCAGGCGATCAAGTCCCGAGCAGGATTTTCCGAAGGCTACGGCAACATTGGGTTTGTTCATTTGCAAAAAGGTGAAATCGATGAAGCCATCCGGGCACTTCAAAAGGCGATCAGTTTTAACTCCAGGTTTCTTCAGGCGTATGCTACCCTGGCCAATGCCTATTTGATGAAAGGCTTGATTGACGAGAGTATTGAAGCCAACCTGAAGGTTCTGGAACTTGAGCCCGGCTTTGCGGTGGCCCACAACAACCTGGGCATCGCCTATCTTGAAAAAGGCGAGGTTGAGCAGGCCGCAACACATTTTGACAAAGCCTTTGAGCTTGGTTATGAGGTGGCGCCGGAATTGCTGAAAGAAATCGATTCGTATCAAAAACAAACCGGATGATGCGTGGCGAATTTTATCCGGCGTGTAAACGCGCATTCAGCAACGCTTCAACGGCCCGGCATCTACAACGGTTTTGCCGGGCCGAAATTGTTTTTATCGGCCAAACCAATGCCCAGTCCGCCGCTATTCAAATATTATCTGGCGCCAGCCGGCCAAATTGTCCCCAAAGACGACCCGATCTGGTCAGCCCCCATTCCCATGAACAGAAAGCCGTCGCCGGAGAACACCGCCGTTTCCATTAGCCATGGGGATTGTTTCAGCGCTGTCCGAAACTTTCTGGAAAAGGACGGGTTTAACGGTTTTGTCCGTGTGCTTGCGCAGCATCTGGGTCGAGATGTAACCCTTGACGAGATAAACGAAATCCGAATTTTTCTTGAAAAACACGGGGAATTTTATCATCCGGCCAGAATAGAAACGGGTTTACACGGGATAAGTGTTTCGTTTGTGGTGAATGTGGCCCTGCCCGGTGCCGGTAAAAATAAAATTCAAAATGAATTTAGGCTGTTACAAAAGCTTCGCGCAAACTTCCCCTTTTCCTATCTGCCCAAGGTTTACGGCCTTGATCGCATCTTTTTAAAGGGCGGCAACCTTGAGGTCCGAATGTTTTTGGGCGAGTGGTTTGAAGGGTTTTGCGAATTTCATATGTCCCGGGACCCGGCCGACGGCACATTCAAAATCGTCGTCTGGGATCCGGAACAGGGCAACTATTTTCTGACCGCCGATCAGTGCCGGGAGCTGTACCGGAAGGCTGCCGCGATATTGGCCTTATATTATAATATCGAGACCTTTGAACAGATATCTTCATGGCATCATGCGGCCGGAGATTTTGTGGTTCGATGTCAACCCGGCGGGATTGACCTGAAGCTTATTACCGTAAGGCAATACGGCCCGATGTTTGTTCACAGCCAAGAAGAAACAACCTTCGATGCCCCTGATGATCAGACGCTGTTCGATGCCCTGCTGGTGTTTTTTCTCAATCTTTCTATCCGCATGCGCCTTGACCGCCTGGACGGCGTCGGGGAAATCGTGTGGGCCGATACGATTGCCGTGGAGCAGACACTGAAAGGCGTTTTGGAG
This is a stretch of genomic DNA from Candidatus Desulfatibia profunda. It encodes these proteins:
- a CDS encoding tetratricopeptide repeat protein, producing the protein MPQAKNAQEYIARLRTAIAGNPECGTSRYNLAVALLGLKKYDEAEKQLHAAIHCSPNLAEAYVQLGGLCLQRGDLDGCMAYNQQAIKSRAGFSEGYGNIGFVHLQKGEIDEAIRALQKAISFNSRFLQAYATLANAYLMKGLIDESIEANLKVLELEPGFAVAHNNLGIAYLEKGEVEQAATHFDKAFELGYEVAPELLKEIDSYQKQTG